Genomic DNA from Mycobacteroides chelonae CCUG 47445:
GAGATCCTCGTGCAGTTCCTTGGCGGCGCGGGAGACGGCGGCCGCCGCGACAGCGAGGTTGCGGGCCAGGTAGGTGCTGCCCTGTTTGAGTTCGGCGTGCCATTCGCCGTCGGCGGTGCCGGTGACGGTGAGAGTCAGTTCGAGAGTCTTGGTTCTCTTGCCCGTGGCCTTCTTAGGGGTCGCCTTCTGCGACTTTTCCTCGGTAGGAGCTTCAGCGGTCGGCGCAACAGGGCTCACCAGAACCTCGGGAGTGCTTGGCTCCGTGTCCAATACGTCTACTGCTGGACTATCTACGGTCATCGTCACAATGAGCTCCTTCTGAAGGTTCGCGCGCAGTGGGCGGATAGTGAGAGTCATTAGAACACACGTTCGATAGATTGCGGCAACTCGCCGCGCACGCGGCTGGGCTAGTCGGCGGCGGGGCGTGAGAGGCTTCGCGGCCTCATCGGTGCCGGTTAGCAGGCAAACGCCTTGATGTTGCCTTCTAGCAACCTGCGGCATGGACTGCTGTTCATGTTTGAGTCACGGCGAAGCCTGCCTCTCGTGACATTTCCGCAGATCCAGGCTGGCTGAATGACCGAATCCTCTGGTGGATGGCCGAGCCGCGTGTTGGGTGTTCGCTGCAGTCGCTCCGGAAACGCTTTCGATAGTGATGCTGACACCTTTTTGCCCCTATAGCCGGTGACCTTGTCATAATTCGCGATCTTGAAGGCGCAAACTGTGACGAAACAGTCTCAGTGTTGACAAGAGAGGGTCTCGGCCTTAGATTCTCCACCATTGCCATGTGATGTGTTTTCGCAGTAAGACGCACTGAGTGGCATTGCCCATCGAAGGGCAAGCGCACGGGGGTTCGACCCGATCGGGTTAGGACGGGACACGGAGGGGTTCGGTTTCATGAAGTTGCCAAATTTGGCACGTCGAAGCTGTTTCACTTCCATCGCAGCGTCTGTCGCTGCTGCGATGGGGCTTATGGTGGGCGTTTCTGACGCCGCCGCGGATCCGCAGGGGATGCCGGACCAGTACCAGCAGTTCGTGACGGACGACGGCTGGACAGTTGGCCTGACGCTGA
This window encodes:
- a CDS encoding DUF6319 family protein, which gives rise to MTVDSPAVDVLDTEPSTPEVLVSPVAPTAEAPTEEKSQKATPKKATGKRTKTLELTLTVTGTADGEWHAELKQGSTYLARNLAVAAAAVSRAAKELHEDLSTPIDAVIEEARSQQAAKVAALEAELEAARKALADLD